One Fuerstiella marisgermanici DNA window includes the following coding sequences:
- a CDS encoding helix-turn-helix domain-containing protein: MSRRISQLLHVSDFGAWVSLHPIYGNGLRNASRGCSVKKKSKNVVKSGNSVIPRQEPKQKPPRVGGVSSGGVNWSRIGRRRNHETDVVYQLAASLKQIREDRGESIAKVAAELNVAPSTLIKFEEKGRPISVQVVLALAQYLDCSLKVEKENPRRK; the protein is encoded by the coding sequence TTGTCTCGGCGTATTTCGCAATTGCTGCACGTCAGTGATTTTGGTGCCTGGGTTTCTCTGCATCCGATCTACGGCAACGGACTGAGAAATGCATCGCGAGGTTGTTCCGTGAAGAAAAAGTCGAAGAATGTGGTGAAGTCAGGGAACAGCGTGATTCCTCGGCAGGAGCCCAAGCAAAAACCGCCTCGTGTAGGTGGCGTATCCAGTGGTGGAGTGAACTGGTCGCGTATCGGTCGGCGACGCAATCACGAAACTGACGTCGTGTATCAGCTGGCTGCATCACTGAAACAGATTCGCGAGGACCGGGGCGAATCAATTGCCAAGGTCGCTGCGGAACTGAATGTCGCGCCGTCTACGCTGATCAAGTTCGAAGAAAAAGGTCGCCCGATCTCAGTGCAGGTCGTGCTGGCGCTGGCTCAGTATCTCGACTGTTCGCTGAAGGTCGAAAAAGAGAACCCCCGCCGGAAATGA
- a CDS encoding enolase C-terminal domain-like protein, with translation MSKGKATDVRILNVEIGFEAVSFRAPLKFGGRVVDHTYLINARVDVESRSGNQASGYGSMPVGNVWAWPSPNVEPADGEAAMKAYAEKFAELFASYPEFAHPLEIHFNVGAEFHHQAKKISDRLNLAEPLPQLAQLVSTSPIDAALHDAYGRVHKKNIFHLLSAEYCNEDLSYFLDEQFAGEYLDKYTLREPVAKLPLYHLVGALDPLTDADVTDRPDDDLPMTLGEWIAADGLTHLKIKLSGDNLDWDVDRVLAVEKIATDAQAKRGCAEWFYSCDFNEKCDSAEYVIEFLNRVKSSAAQAYDRIQYIEQPTSRDLEAASAAKMHDVAKLKPVVIDEALVDYEALLKCRELGYSGVALKACKGQTESLFAAAAAQKFDMFLCVQDLTCPGSSFLHSCSLAAHIPGIAAVEGNARQYCPGPNKKWRKRYPAVFDIKDGNIVTDRLNEHGLGFHLPEWVSSIPAGVKDDGADQVATTERIVKKTVRDES, from the coding sequence ATGAGTAAGGGCAAGGCAACCGACGTTCGAATTCTGAATGTCGAGATCGGGTTTGAGGCAGTTTCGTTTCGTGCACCGCTTAAGTTTGGCGGGCGAGTGGTTGATCATACGTACCTGATCAACGCCCGCGTGGATGTCGAATCGCGGTCAGGCAATCAGGCTTCAGGTTACGGCAGCATGCCGGTCGGCAATGTCTGGGCCTGGCCGTCACCGAACGTCGAACCGGCTGACGGCGAAGCGGCGATGAAAGCCTACGCCGAAAAATTCGCTGAGCTGTTCGCCAGCTACCCTGAATTCGCTCACCCTTTGGAAATCCATTTCAACGTCGGGGCGGAATTTCATCATCAGGCGAAAAAGATTTCGGATCGCCTGAATCTGGCGGAACCGCTTCCTCAACTGGCTCAACTGGTCTCCACCAGCCCCATTGATGCCGCGTTGCATGATGCGTACGGGCGAGTCCATAAGAAGAACATCTTTCACCTGCTGTCGGCAGAATACTGCAACGAAGACCTTTCGTATTTTCTGGACGAACAATTCGCCGGCGAGTACCTCGACAAATACACGCTGCGAGAACCGGTCGCCAAGCTGCCGCTGTACCATCTGGTCGGCGCGCTGGATCCACTGACCGATGCTGATGTTACGGACCGTCCCGACGACGATTTGCCGATGACACTGGGCGAATGGATCGCCGCTGACGGACTCACGCACCTGAAGATCAAGCTGTCCGGCGACAATCTCGATTGGGACGTCGATCGCGTCTTGGCAGTCGAAAAGATCGCGACGGACGCTCAAGCGAAACGGGGTTGCGCTGAGTGGTTTTATAGCTGCGATTTCAACGAAAAGTGCGATTCGGCAGAGTACGTGATCGAGTTTTTGAACCGCGTCAAGAGCAGTGCCGCACAGGCCTACGATCGCATTCAATATATCGAACAGCCTACCAGCCGAGATCTGGAAGCGGCGTCGGCGGCGAAGATGCACGACGTGGCTAAGCTAAAGCCCGTCGTGATCGACGAAGCTCTGGTCGACTATGAAGCGTTGCTGAAATGCCGCGAACTGGGCTACTCAGGCGTGGCGTTGAAAGCCTGCAAGGGACAAACGGAATCTCTGTTCGCGGCGGCGGCGGCTCAAAAGTTTGACATGTTCTTGTGTGTCCAGGACCTGACCTGTCCGGGATCGTCGTTCCTGCACTCATGCAGCCTGGCGGCGCATATCCCCGGTATCGCGGCGGTCGAAGGAAACGCTCGCCAATATTGCCCCGGTCCAAACAAGAAGTGGCGTAAGCGGTATCCAGCCGTCTTCGACATCAAAGATGGAAATATCGTGACGGATCGCCTGAACGAACACGGGCTGGGCTTCCATCTACCGGAATGGGTGTCGTCAATTCCGGCCGGTGTGAAAGATGACGGAGCGGATCAGGTTGCGACCACAGAACGCATCGTGAAGAAAACGGTTCGCGACGAAAGTTAG
- a CDS encoding ATP-grasp domain-containing protein: MLQDITLVGASVRSLAESAVRDGLVPFCVDMFGDADLLRLLDDVSGEHRNLFRQIASFDQTPDALRDVPPNVPLLVTGGIENDPDLLRTLAQSRPLLGPPPDVISELRNPTLLFPTLEHNGVAVPTWQCAVDGHNFDEHRWLRKSFRSAGGQDVSWLARNTTAKSQTELPQCGSYLQQFLSGPTMSATFFAADECETQLIGVSLQISGASEVFAPEFHFSGNLGPLTVADHLRRQIEHSGQVITQQWAVTGLFGVDFVVHGDRAFVLEVNPRVTASHELYEQSNAEQRGHVAMQMTATAPKAARASIPPRTGRGVPNAGLLRMVVYADEGITLTERDHQKMLQKCCRTDQPLPPAWLADVPQPGARVPAQTPLCSVYLRLEKGLTSQNLGHPAALSAVRSLVDVLPLQTPLKVESLLRRLQVQMTLLETDRHLP; encoded by the coding sequence ATGTTGCAGGATATCACACTCGTCGGAGCCAGTGTTCGGAGCCTTGCCGAATCAGCGGTGCGAGACGGGTTGGTTCCGTTCTGCGTCGACATGTTCGGCGACGCGGATTTGCTGCGTTTGCTGGATGACGTGTCAGGCGAGCACCGGAACCTGTTTCGGCAGATTGCTTCGTTCGACCAGACACCAGATGCGCTACGCGACGTGCCACCGAACGTTCCACTGCTGGTCACCGGCGGAATTGAAAACGATCCCGACTTGCTGCGGACGCTTGCCCAAAGCCGGCCGCTGTTGGGACCGCCACCGGATGTAATTTCCGAACTGCGAAACCCCACGCTGTTGTTCCCCACGCTGGAACACAACGGAGTGGCCGTGCCGACGTGGCAGTGCGCCGTCGATGGTCACAACTTCGATGAGCATCGCTGGCTGCGAAAGTCGTTTCGATCGGCCGGCGGCCAGGACGTCTCCTGGCTGGCCAGGAATACAACCGCCAAGTCACAAACGGAGTTACCGCAATGCGGCTCCTACCTGCAGCAGTTTCTCAGCGGTCCCACCATGTCAGCCACGTTCTTTGCGGCCGATGAGTGCGAGACTCAGTTGATCGGAGTATCACTGCAGATTTCCGGGGCGTCAGAAGTCTTTGCGCCGGAGTTCCATTTTTCCGGCAACCTCGGGCCGCTGACCGTGGCCGACCACTTGCGACGGCAGATCGAACATTCTGGGCAAGTGATCACGCAACAATGGGCGGTGACCGGCTTGTTCGGCGTCGACTTCGTCGTCCACGGTGACCGTGCATTTGTTCTGGAGGTCAATCCTCGGGTTACGGCGTCTCACGAGTTATACGAACAGTCGAATGCAGAACAGCGTGGCCACGTCGCGATGCAGATGACTGCGACCGCCCCAAAAGCCGCTCGTGCATCGATTCCGCCACGGACCGGGCGCGGCGTGCCAAATGCCGGGTTACTCAGGATGGTCGTCTACGCGGACGAAGGAATCACTCTGACCGAACGCGACCATCAAAAAATGCTGCAAAAGTGTTGTCGCACCGATCAGCCGCTGCCGCCCGCGTGGCTGGCCGACGTTCCGCAGCCTGGGGCACGCGTTCCGGCCCAAACGCCGCTGTGTTCGGTCTATTTGCGGCTGGAAAAGGGACTCACGTCGCAGAATCTTGGCCATCCAGCGGCTCTGTCGGCGGTCCGGAGTCTTGTCGATGTGCTGCCGCTGCAGACTCCGCTGAAGGTGGAGTCATTATTGCGCCGCTTGCAAGTTCAAATGACACTTCTTGAAACTGATCGACATTTACCATAA
- a CDS encoding CPXCG motif-containing cysteine-rich protein — protein MQEESSYVCESCGEDIVIPVDLTAGHSQEYVEDCPVCCCPNVIRLDVDDEGHVSVSATAE, from the coding sequence ATGCAGGAAGAATCCAGCTACGTTTGCGAAAGCTGCGGCGAAGACATTGTCATTCCCGTCGACCTGACGGCAGGCCATTCTCAGGAATATGTCGAGGACTGTCCGGTGTGTTGCTGCCCGAACGTCATCCGTCTTGATGTCGATGACGAAGGCCACGTGAGCGTCAGCGCGACTGCCGAATAG